The Corallococcus exiguus genome includes a window with the following:
- a CDS encoding cyclic nucleotide-binding domain-containing protein: protein MKIVIAGGGRVGGALAARLVSEQHSVTVIERDAGICSRLFEEVGVVTVCGDATNPRVLEAAGIGTADVAAAVLAHDPANLAFAMLVRATSSARLMVRMLDTNYRDAYRLAGVKELVAEADVVVAKMTTAIDFPQVSGSLPLSSGDALLFELAIPARARVAGQTVAQVRGMEGFPRECIFIALVDPQGHTALPEGNTQLKAGHNVILVARRTQVAKAVEFLTSEPPLGEGLASTLAKTLRKLDFLAPLNDDELEAVARGAELLQTPAGTELFRQGDAGETFYVVISGEVAMKDGSRQTVATVKQGGFFGELALLTGEPRNATAVTATPCELAAVGREDFRGVMMANPAVALEMSRILGQRLSRLGGQVQPAKRRGLFGR from the coding sequence ATGAAGATCGTCATCGCGGGGGGAGGACGGGTGGGCGGCGCGCTGGCGGCGCGGCTCGTGTCGGAGCAGCACTCGGTGACGGTCATCGAGCGCGACGCGGGCATCTGCTCGCGCCTCTTCGAAGAGGTGGGCGTGGTGACGGTGTGCGGTGACGCCACCAACCCGCGCGTGCTGGAGGCGGCGGGCATCGGGACGGCGGACGTGGCGGCGGCGGTGCTGGCGCACGACCCGGCGAACCTCGCGTTCGCCATGCTGGTGCGCGCCACGTCCAGCGCGCGCCTGATGGTGCGGATGCTGGACACGAACTACCGCGACGCGTACCGGCTGGCGGGCGTGAAGGAGCTGGTGGCGGAGGCGGACGTGGTGGTGGCGAAGATGACCACCGCCATCGACTTCCCGCAGGTGTCCGGGTCGCTGCCGCTCAGCAGCGGCGACGCGCTCCTCTTCGAGCTGGCCATTCCCGCCCGCGCCCGGGTGGCGGGCCAGACGGTGGCGCAGGTGCGCGGCATGGAGGGCTTCCCTCGCGAGTGCATCTTCATCGCGCTGGTGGATCCACAGGGCCACACTGCGCTGCCGGAGGGCAACACTCAGCTGAAGGCCGGGCACAACGTCATCCTCGTGGCGCGCCGCACGCAGGTCGCGAAGGCGGTGGAGTTCCTCACGTCGGAGCCGCCACTGGGCGAGGGCCTCGCTTCGACGCTGGCGAAGACGCTGCGCAAGCTGGACTTCCTGGCGCCCCTGAATGACGACGAATTGGAGGCGGTGGCGCGCGGCGCGGAGCTGCTCCAGACGCCCGCGGGCACGGAGCTGTTCCGCCAGGGCGATGCGGGCGAGACGTTCTACGTGGTCATCTCCGGCGAGGTGGCGATGAAGGACGGCTCACGGCAGACGGTGGCCACGGTGAAGCAGGGGGGCTTCTTCGGAGAGCTGGCCCTGCTCACGGGTGAGCCACGCAACGCCACCGCCGTCACCGCCACGCCGTGCGAGCTGGCCGCCGTGGGCCGCGAGGACTTCCGCGGCGTGATGATGGCCAACCCCGCCGTCGCGCTGGAGATGAGCCGCATCCTGGGCCAGCGCCTGTCACGCCTGGGCGGACAGGTGCAGCCGGCGAAGCGGCGCGGGCTGTTCGGGCGCTGA
- a CDS encoding tetratricopeptide repeat protein — translation MASRYAQEGGQSLQQGQPAEAVKSFQKGLSIDPKDVDCLMGLVRTHLSTGAAKEAEGAVTRLLQVQPDNTEAQAHLAMLKAQAGDPVALVTLKALAAAPTAGYFERFNLGTLLAERGDLEGAKAAFEAAQVVAPHSVYPHFELGRIAVQRRDTAAAVTHFQQASALAPQEALPHLMLSRAHAANGAIGAAIAAATRALENAQGRTRVAVLQDLFRLYLQANSKDSARRTILELRELDPAQVRYVHLHGLASMLAGELAEAKALFAEALERAPNQWDIRHSLAQAHEALGERAEARKLLEETVAVVPHEPGPTNDLVRLLMGDQDHARARVLLERVLEANPQDALTHLNLARATQPFDRAEATRHARQAQSLGTADATVKDQAAQLLTELSG, via the coding sequence ATGGCATCCAGGTACGCGCAAGAGGGTGGGCAGTCGCTCCAGCAGGGTCAGCCGGCGGAGGCGGTGAAGAGCTTCCAGAAGGGCCTCTCCATCGACCCGAAGGACGTGGACTGTCTGATGGGCCTGGTGCGCACCCACCTGAGCACCGGCGCCGCGAAGGAGGCGGAAGGCGCCGTGACGCGCCTGCTGCAGGTGCAGCCGGACAACACGGAGGCGCAGGCGCACCTGGCCATGCTCAAGGCGCAGGCCGGAGACCCCGTGGCGCTGGTGACGCTCAAGGCGCTGGCCGCCGCGCCCACCGCCGGCTACTTCGAGCGCTTCAACCTGGGCACGCTGCTGGCCGAGCGCGGCGACCTGGAGGGCGCGAAGGCCGCCTTCGAGGCCGCGCAGGTGGTGGCGCCCCACAGCGTCTATCCGCACTTCGAGCTGGGCCGCATCGCGGTGCAGCGCAGGGACACGGCGGCGGCGGTGACGCACTTCCAGCAGGCCTCGGCGCTGGCGCCCCAGGAGGCACTGCCGCACCTGATGCTGTCGCGCGCGCACGCGGCGAACGGCGCCATCGGGGCGGCCATCGCGGCGGCCACGCGGGCGCTCGAGAACGCGCAGGGCCGCACGCGCGTGGCGGTGTTGCAGGACCTCTTCCGCCTCTACCTCCAGGCCAACAGCAAGGACTCGGCCCGCCGCACCATCCTGGAGCTGCGCGAGCTGGATCCGGCGCAGGTCCGCTACGTCCACCTGCACGGCCTGGCGAGCATGCTGGCCGGGGAGCTGGCGGAGGCGAAGGCCCTCTTCGCGGAGGCCCTCGAGCGCGCTCCGAATCAGTGGGACATCCGTCACTCGCTGGCGCAGGCGCACGAGGCGCTGGGCGAGCGCGCCGAGGCCCGCAAGCTCCTGGAGGAGACCGTGGCGGTGGTGCCCCACGAGCCCGGCCCCACCAACGACCTGGTGCGCCTGCTGATGGGAGACCAGGACCACGCGCGGGCCCGCGTGCTGCTGGAGCGGGTGCTGGAGGCGAACCCCCAGGACGCGCTCACGCACCTGAACCTGGCGCGCGCCACCCAGCCGTTCGACCGAGCGGAAGCCACCCGGCACGCCAGGCAGGCACAGTCGTTGGGCACGGCGGACGCCACCGTGAAGGACCAGGCGGCGCAGCTCCTCACGGAGCTGAGCGGCTGA
- a CDS encoding aldehyde dehydrogenase family protein → MSAAVPQHTSRTTIDILVRRVREGSSAWAKLPLPERIRLLEDLRDAYVAIAEPSVRAACEAKGIDPGGPLAGEEWLAGPMVVVRNLRLLSDALKDIQKHGAPVIPAKHLRTLEDGRLAARLFPRDRLEGMLLPGTTGEVYFQPGVTAANLREHQASFYRKPHKGRVCAVLGGGNVNSIPPMDCLYKLFVEGTACVLKMNPVNAYLGPFLEQAFAPLIARDALAIVYGGAEEGAQLVHHDAVDELHITGSDKTHDALVWGPPGPESDERRRKNEPLLAKHVSSELGNISPVVVVPGPYSDGELRFQADDIAGMVANNASFNCNAAKLLVQPKDWLQRGTLMDRIQASLGHAPVRRAYYPGAQERWHQFTDARPNLRLVGNPGDGDLAYALIPDVDPSKTDDRVFRNEPWCTVLSETGLPGSDEPVTFLEAAVAFLNEKVWGTLNVTLIVHPKTMRDPRVRAAVEKAVRDLRYGTVALNTWPAAAYALGSMPWGGHPSASARDIQSGQGWVHNTFMLESIEKAVLRAPLTSLPSPPWVPGHKGVAALGRRLVEFEQSPSWWKVPGVALAALRR, encoded by the coding sequence ATGTCCGCCGCCGTCCCGCAGCACACGTCACGCACCACCATCGACATCCTGGTGCGCCGGGTCCGTGAGGGCTCGAGCGCGTGGGCGAAGCTCCCTCTGCCGGAGCGCATCCGGCTCCTGGAGGACCTGCGCGACGCGTACGTCGCCATCGCGGAGCCGAGCGTGCGCGCGGCCTGCGAGGCGAAGGGAATCGACCCCGGCGGTCCACTCGCGGGTGAGGAGTGGCTCGCCGGGCCCATGGTGGTGGTGCGCAACCTGCGCCTGCTCTCGGACGCGCTGAAGGACATCCAGAAGCACGGCGCGCCCGTCATCCCCGCGAAGCACCTGCGCACGCTGGAGGACGGGCGGCTCGCCGCGCGGCTGTTCCCCCGGGACAGGCTGGAGGGGATGCTCCTGCCCGGCACCACGGGCGAGGTCTACTTCCAGCCCGGCGTCACCGCGGCCAACCTGCGCGAACACCAGGCGTCCTTCTACCGGAAGCCCCACAAGGGCCGGGTCTGCGCGGTGCTGGGCGGCGGCAACGTCAACTCCATCCCGCCCATGGACTGCCTCTACAAGCTCTTCGTCGAGGGCACCGCCTGCGTGCTCAAGATGAACCCCGTCAACGCGTACCTGGGCCCGTTCCTGGAGCAGGCCTTCGCCCCGCTCATCGCGCGCGACGCGCTGGCCATCGTGTACGGCGGCGCGGAGGAGGGCGCGCAGTTGGTCCACCACGACGCGGTGGACGAACTGCACATCACCGGCAGCGACAAGACCCACGACGCGCTCGTGTGGGGCCCGCCCGGCCCTGAGTCCGACGAGCGCCGCCGGAAGAACGAACCGCTGCTCGCGAAGCACGTCTCCAGCGAGCTGGGCAACATCTCCCCCGTGGTGGTGGTGCCGGGGCCGTACTCGGACGGCGAGCTGCGCTTCCAGGCGGACGACATCGCCGGCATGGTCGCCAACAATGCGTCCTTCAACTGCAACGCGGCGAAGCTGCTGGTGCAGCCGAAGGATTGGCTCCAACGCGGCACGCTGATGGACCGCATCCAGGCGAGCCTGGGCCATGCGCCCGTGCGCCGCGCGTACTACCCGGGCGCGCAGGAGCGCTGGCACCAGTTCACGGACGCACGCCCGAACCTGCGGCTGGTGGGCAACCCCGGCGATGGCGACCTGGCCTACGCGCTGATTCCCGACGTGGATCCCTCGAAGACGGATGACCGCGTCTTCCGCAACGAGCCCTGGTGCACGGTGCTGTCTGAGACGGGCCTGCCGGGCTCCGACGAACCGGTGACCTTCCTGGAGGCCGCGGTGGCGTTCCTCAACGAGAAGGTGTGGGGCACGCTGAACGTGACGCTCATCGTCCACCCGAAGACGATGCGGGACCCGAGGGTGCGCGCGGCGGTGGAGAAGGCGGTGCGCGATTTGCGCTACGGCACCGTGGCCCTCAACACGTGGCCCGCGGCGGCGTACGCGCTGGGCAGCATGCCCTGGGGCGGCCATCCGTCCGCGTCGGCCCGGGACATCCAGAGCGGGCAGGGCTGGGTGCACAACACGTTCATGCTGGAGTCCATCGAGAAGGCGGTGTTGCGCGCCCCGCTCACGTCGCTGCCCTCGCCTCCGTGGGTGCCGGGTCACAAGGGCGTGGCGGCGCTGGGCCGCCGGTTGGTGGAATTCGAGCAGTCCCCATCCTGGTGGAAGGTCCCCGGTGTCGCCCTGGCCGCGCTGCGCCGGTAG